Proteins from one Amycolatopsis benzoatilytica AK 16/65 genomic window:
- a CDS encoding FAD-dependent monooxygenase codes for MDTEVLIVGAGPTGMVLANELRLAGVSCVVADRLPRRSELSKAGGLQSRTQQAFDQRGLLEPLLATGDYPLTTPHFAGNPLPLVQDRHRFPWRSVPQVVVEGVLEEHLAAHGVAVHRNRELTELAQDPASVRATFADGSVVRAGYAVAADGGRSTVRKLLGAEFPGRPGTETVLAADVRLRGEPARQTTIVDGCRAQIFPLGTDPAGRPLRRLALATPGSPVPRDVPVTEDEIRDGLRTVFGDRVELLEVRYTRRITNAARQAAQYRHGRVFLAGDAAHVHLPIGAQGMNTGIQDALNLGWKLAAAVQGWAPDGLLDTYHAERHPVGAAVLRNVQAQSLLMDSGNPDVPAAREVLADLTRLPEVQIRLDDMLSGMGIRYAMAGSAQHSSIGLPAAGLDAELRCGRGVLADPHRELEVLAKPWADRVERVEAGAAAMLVRPDGYVAWAGDPEALAAALSRWFGDPEH; via the coding sequence ATGGACACCGAGGTGTTGATCGTCGGCGCGGGTCCGACCGGAATGGTGCTGGCGAACGAATTGCGGCTGGCGGGGGTGTCGTGCGTAGTGGCGGACCGGCTGCCGCGGCGCAGCGAACTGTCGAAGGCGGGCGGACTGCAGTCCCGGACGCAGCAGGCGTTCGACCAGCGCGGCCTGCTGGAACCGCTGCTGGCGACCGGCGACTACCCGCTCACCACCCCGCACTTCGCGGGCAATCCGCTGCCGCTCGTGCAGGACCGGCATCGGTTCCCGTGGCGGTCGGTTCCGCAGGTCGTCGTCGAGGGTGTGCTGGAGGAACACCTTGCCGCGCATGGGGTTGCGGTGCACCGCAACCGGGAACTGACTGAATTGGCCCAGGATCCCGCCAGCGTTCGCGCGACGTTCGCCGACGGCAGCGTGGTGCGCGCGGGCTATGCCGTCGCGGCGGACGGCGGCCGGAGCACGGTGCGGAAGCTGCTCGGGGCGGAGTTTCCCGGCCGGCCAGGCACTGAAACGGTGCTGGCCGCGGACGTCCGGCTGCGGGGAGAGCCGGCGCGGCAGACGACGATCGTGGACGGCTGCCGCGCGCAGATTTTCCCGCTGGGCACCGATCCGGCGGGCCGCCCGCTGCGGCGGCTCGCGCTGGCGACGCCGGGGAGCCCGGTGCCGCGCGACGTCCCGGTCACCGAGGACGAGATCCGCGACGGGCTGCGGACGGTCTTCGGCGACCGCGTCGAGCTGCTGGAAGTGCGGTACACGCGGCGGATCACCAACGCTGCCCGGCAGGCCGCGCAGTACCGGCACGGCCGGGTCTTCCTGGCGGGCGACGCCGCGCATGTGCACCTGCCGATCGGTGCGCAGGGGATGAACACCGGCATCCAGGACGCGCTGAACCTCGGCTGGAAGCTCGCGGCCGCGGTCCAGGGCTGGGCGCCGGACGGGCTGCTGGACACCTATCACGCGGAACGGCATCCGGTCGGCGCTGCGGTACTGCGGAATGTCCAGGCGCAGTCGCTGTTGATGGACAGCGGGAACCCGGACGTGCCGGCGGCGCGCGAGGTGCTGGCCGATCTGACGCGGCTGCCGGAGGTGCAGATCCGGCTGGACGACATGCTGTCCGGGATGGGCATTCGTTACGCGATGGCGGGCAGTGCACAGCACTCGTCGATCGGGCTTCCCGCTGCCGGGCTGGACGCCGAATTGCGCTGCGGGCGAGGCGTTTTGGCCGATCCGCACCGGGAGCTCGAGGTGCTCGCGAAGCCGTGGGCGGATCGGGTGGAACGGGTCGAGGCGGGCGCGGCGGCGATGCTGGTGCGACCGGACGGATATGTGGCGTGGGCGGGCGATCCGGAGGCGCTGGCGGCGGCGCTTTCTCGCTGGTTCGGAGATCCGGAACACTGA
- a CDS encoding MFS transporter: MDKGKLRPLYAAGFVTAFGAHSIAASLGAYTHGEHASLLTLGLLLAVYDGAEVVLKPVFGSLADRIGPRPVLLGGLLAFALASAAFVIAGNPAAVGLARFGQGAAAAAFSPAAGALVARLSPQKRQGRAFGGYGAWKSVGYTLGPLLGGVLITVGGFSLLFGTLAVLAFAVAAWAALVVPAPEALPRARQTVVDLARRIAEPGFLRPTAVLAGTTAALAVGTGFLPVAGSASGLGTLATGAAVSVLALCSALVQPWAGRLRDAGRVSDGPGMAGGLLLAAAGLGLAALVPGLAGILVAAVAIGAGVGLATPLGFAHLAESAPTERLGQTMGAAEVGRELGDAGGPLLVGAIASAAVLGAGFGGLAAVLVAVGMAVVRAKTPLPDR, translated from the coding sequence GTGGACAAAGGCAAGCTGCGCCCGCTGTACGCCGCCGGATTCGTGACGGCCTTCGGGGCACACAGCATCGCGGCGAGTCTGGGCGCGTACACACACGGCGAGCACGCGTCCTTGCTGACCCTGGGCCTGCTGCTGGCTGTCTACGACGGGGCTGAGGTGGTTCTCAAGCCGGTGTTCGGCTCGCTCGCCGACCGGATCGGGCCGCGACCGGTGTTGCTCGGCGGGTTGCTGGCGTTCGCGCTCGCGTCGGCGGCTTTTGTCATCGCGGGGAACCCGGCGGCGGTCGGGCTGGCGCGGTTCGGCCAGGGCGCGGCTGCCGCGGCGTTCTCCCCGGCGGCCGGGGCGCTGGTCGCGCGGCTGTCTCCCCAGAAACGGCAAGGACGGGCGTTCGGCGGGTACGGCGCGTGGAAGAGCGTCGGCTACACGCTCGGTCCGCTGCTCGGCGGAGTGCTGATCACCGTCGGCGGTTTCTCGTTGCTGTTCGGTACTTTGGCGGTGCTGGCGTTCGCAGTCGCGGCGTGGGCGGCGCTGGTCGTGCCGGCGCCGGAGGCGTTGCCCCGGGCTCGGCAGACCGTGGTGGACCTGGCGCGGCGAATCGCCGAACCGGGGTTCCTGCGCCCGACCGCCGTGCTTGCCGGGACGACTGCCGCGCTGGCCGTCGGCACCGGGTTCTTGCCGGTCGCCGGGTCGGCGAGCGGGCTGGGGACATTGGCGACCGGTGCGGCGGTTTCGGTGCTGGCGTTGTGTTCCGCGCTGGTGCAGCCGTGGGCCGGGCGGCTCCGCGACGCCGGCCGGGTCTCGGACGGACCAGGGATGGCCGGCGGACTGCTGCTGGCGGCGGCCGGGCTGGGGCTGGCCGCGCTGGTGCCGGGGCTGGCCGGGATTCTGGTCGCGGCAGTGGCGATCGGGGCCGGGGTCGGGCTGGCGACACCGCTCGGGTTCGCGCATCTCGCCGAATCGGCCCCGACGGAACGGCTCGGGCAGACCATGGGGGCGGCCGAAGTCGGCCGCGAACTGGGCGATGCGGGCGGTCCGCTGCTGGTCGGCGCGATCGCGTCGGCGGCGGTGCTCGGAGCCGGGTTCGGCGGGCTGGCGGCGGTGCTGGTCGCGGTCGGTATGGCGGTGGTGCGGGCAAAGACTCCGCTCCCGGACCGATGA
- a CDS encoding Chromate resistance protein ChrB — translation MAEVGDGKWLVLVVRVPSAPSRHRVAVWRELRRVGALSLGQGAWAVPDVPGFAGGVARAAELAERGGGEVITLDAAERDGSRLLELFTAEREEEWAEFLADCGKFDAEIDKEIRVGKFTMAELEEEEQSLERLRRWHRDLKARDVFGAPSAGDADAQLAHCADRLAEYTERVFQALHQM, via the coding sequence GTGGCAGAGGTTGGTGACGGCAAGTGGCTGGTCCTCGTCGTGCGGGTGCCGTCCGCCCCATCCCGGCACCGGGTCGCGGTCTGGCGCGAGCTGCGCCGGGTCGGGGCGTTGTCGCTGGGGCAGGGCGCGTGGGCGGTGCCGGACGTACCGGGTTTCGCCGGTGGCGTCGCACGCGCGGCTGAGCTGGCGGAACGGGGCGGCGGCGAGGTGATCACGCTGGACGCGGCCGAGCGGGACGGTTCGCGGCTGCTCGAGCTCTTCACCGCGGAGCGCGAAGAGGAGTGGGCCGAGTTCCTGGCCGACTGCGGGAAGTTCGACGCGGAGATCGACAAAGAGATCCGCGTCGGCAAGTTCACCATGGCAGAGCTCGAGGAGGAGGAGCAAAGCCTTGAACGGCTGCGGCGCTGGCATCGCGATCTGAAGGCCCGAGACGTGTTCGGCGCGCCGTCCGCGGGCGACGCCGACGCGCAGCTCGCCCATTGCGCGGACCGGCTGGCCGAGTACACCGAGCGGGTCTTTCAAGCCCTGCACCAGATGTGA
- a CDS encoding class I SAM-dependent methyltransferase — translation MGSFDYDGELRHYDARLREAADVRPTDHILDIGCGAGQTTRAAARRAVRGSALGVDISAEMIARARVASRDVPNVRFVEADAQNFPFPTGTFTLGLSRFGTMFFADPAEAFAGIARALRPGARLVQLVWQDRSHQEWARVIHEAITPDSVPAAGAAFSLSDPAVVRDFLARSGFSGVKLADVHEPVWYGKDPDAALDGTLSLLEASDRLAGLDRDQRKLALDRLRAAIVDHYREDGVWFDARAWLVTAVRA, via the coding sequence ATGGGGAGTTTCGACTACGACGGCGAATTACGCCATTACGACGCACGCTTGCGCGAAGCCGCCGACGTGCGGCCGACCGACCACATCCTCGACATCGGTTGCGGCGCCGGCCAGACCACCCGCGCGGCCGCTCGCCGCGCGGTCCGCGGCAGCGCGCTGGGTGTCGACATATCCGCCGAGATGATCGCCCGTGCCCGGGTTGCCTCCCGCGACGTGCCCAACGTTCGCTTCGTCGAGGCCGATGCACAGAATTTTCCTTTCCCGACGGGAACGTTCACGCTCGGCCTGAGCCGATTCGGCACCATGTTCTTCGCCGATCCCGCCGAGGCGTTCGCCGGCATCGCCCGCGCACTGCGTCCCGGTGCGAGGCTGGTGCAGCTCGTCTGGCAGGACCGGAGCCACCAGGAGTGGGCGAGGGTGATCCACGAGGCGATCACTCCGGACTCGGTACCCGCCGCGGGCGCCGCGTTCTCGCTGTCCGACCCGGCGGTCGTCCGCGATTTCCTTGCCCGGAGCGGCTTTTCCGGAGTCAAACTGGCCGATGTGCACGAGCCCGTCTGGTACGGCAAGGATCCAGACGCCGCGCTGGACGGGACGCTGAGCCTGCTCGAAGCCAGCGACCGGCTCGCCGGTCTGGACCGCGACCAGCGGAAACTCGCGCTCGACCGGCTGCGCGCGGCGATCGTCGACCACTACCGCGAGGACGGCGTCTGGTTCGATGCCCGGGCGTGGCTCGTCACCGCCGTCCGGGCCTGA
- a CDS encoding class I SAM-dependent methyltransferase codes for MSDQDWLRRTWNNEAPRYDRDIAWVERLLLADGREWVCGQAEGEVLEVAVGTGRNLPCYPPDVRLTGIDLSPAMLDLARQRAAAMGREMTLTEADAEKLPFPDQAFDTVVCTLGLCGVPDERAAIAEMHRVLRPDGRLLLLDHVGSHRSPIRFGQRLLEKVSVSLLGDYLTRRPLPLLADAGFVVERSERSKAGVVERLVARKSAVDS; via the coding sequence ATGAGCGACCAGGACTGGCTGCGGCGGACGTGGAACAACGAAGCGCCGCGGTACGACCGTGACATCGCGTGGGTCGAGCGACTGCTGCTCGCGGACGGCCGGGAGTGGGTGTGCGGACAGGCGGAGGGCGAGGTGCTGGAGGTCGCCGTCGGGACCGGGCGCAACCTGCCCTGCTACCCGCCGGACGTGCGGCTGACCGGGATCGACCTGAGCCCGGCGATGCTGGACCTGGCCCGGCAGCGGGCGGCGGCGATGGGCCGCGAGATGACGCTGACCGAGGCAGACGCGGAGAAGCTGCCGTTCCCGGACCAGGCGTTCGACACCGTCGTGTGCACGCTGGGGCTGTGCGGGGTGCCGGACGAGCGGGCCGCCATCGCGGAGATGCACCGGGTGCTGCGGCCGGACGGGAGGCTGTTGCTGCTGGACCACGTCGGCAGCCACCGGTCGCCGATCCGGTTCGGGCAGCGGCTGCTGGAGAAGGTGTCCGTCTCGCTGCTCGGGGACTACCTGACGCGCCGCCCGTTGCCGCTGCTCGCCGATGCCGGGTTCGTGGTGGAACGGTCGGAGCGCAGCAAAGCCGGTGTGGTGGAACGGCTGGTCGCGCGGAAGTCCGCGGTGGACTCATGA
- a CDS encoding Lrp/AsnC family transcriptional regulator, translating into MDSDYDDLDRQLVHALQIDPRAPFSTIAEVLGVSDRTVARRYARLRSIGAVRVIGTVSETAFDAVEWFLRVRCAPSAAGSVAEALARRSDTTWVSLTSGGTEITCAIRLENDADSEALLLAKLPHTPRVEGVTAHSVLHSFYGGPDSLIAKLGTLDDAAVARLKPPPLPFRPSPAALDDGDRDLLAALAADGRAGFEQLAAATGRSPSTVRRRVTELRERGVLYFDLDIDWRLFGRGARTLLWLSVAPASLEAAGKALAAHPEVAYAAATTGPNNLYATVVCANQHELYRYLTSRVAVLPDVTRMETAPVIRTVKQAASRPSQGMVAARG; encoded by the coding sequence GTGGATTCCGACTACGACGACCTCGACCGGCAGCTCGTCCATGCCCTCCAGATCGACCCTCGGGCTCCGTTCAGCACGATCGCCGAGGTACTCGGCGTGTCGGATCGCACCGTCGCGCGTCGCTACGCCCGGCTCCGGTCCATCGGCGCGGTCCGGGTCATCGGCACTGTCAGCGAAACCGCCTTTGATGCGGTGGAATGGTTCCTCCGCGTCCGCTGCGCGCCGTCCGCCGCCGGCTCGGTCGCCGAAGCGCTCGCCCGCCGGTCAGACACCACCTGGGTGAGCCTGACCTCCGGCGGCACCGAGATCACCTGCGCGATCCGGCTCGAGAACGATGCCGACAGCGAGGCGTTGCTGCTGGCCAAGCTCCCGCATACGCCACGGGTGGAAGGCGTCACCGCGCACTCGGTGCTGCACTCGTTCTACGGCGGACCGGACAGCTTGATCGCCAAACTCGGCACGCTCGACGACGCCGCGGTCGCCCGGCTGAAGCCGCCGCCGCTGCCGTTCCGGCCCAGCCCCGCCGCTCTCGACGACGGCGATCGCGACCTGCTCGCCGCGCTGGCCGCCGACGGCCGCGCCGGGTTCGAGCAGCTCGCCGCCGCGACCGGCCGGTCCCCCAGCACCGTCCGCCGCCGCGTGACGGAGCTGCGCGAACGCGGCGTGCTGTACTTCGACCTGGACATCGACTGGCGGCTGTTCGGCCGCGGAGCCCGGACCCTGCTGTGGCTTTCGGTCGCCCCCGCGTCGCTCGAAGCAGCCGGCAAAGCACTGGCCGCGCACCCGGAAGTCGCCTATGCGGCCGCCACCACCGGTCCGAACAACCTGTACGCGACGGTCGTCTGCGCGAATCAGCACGAGCTGTACCGCTACCTCACCAGCCGGGTCGCCGTGCTGCCCGACGTCACCCGGATGGAGACCGCACCGGTGATCAGAACGGTGAAACAGGCAGCAAGCAGGCCCTCGCAGGGCATGGTTGCCGCACGCGGTTGA
- a CDS encoding class I SAM-dependent methyltransferase: MAAVQNWLTDTRDSYNTVAESYADWVRDSIGNSPSMRMTLGLFAELAGNGGPVADVGCGTGQVTAHLNGLGLDAFGIDLSPGMIEVARRDHPGLRFLVGSMTDLPLPDAALAGLLSWWSLIHVPDEAVPAALAQFRRVLRPGAPLAIGFHVGDISRLKTQGYGGHPMRVYVHRRQPAQVSAWLREAGFTVEAEWLEQPDSEVPQAVVYARRPVS, from the coding sequence GTGGCCGCGGTGCAGAACTGGCTGACCGACACCCGGGACTCCTACAACACCGTCGCGGAGAGCTATGCCGACTGGGTGCGCGATTCGATCGGCAACAGCCCCTCGATGCGCATGACGTTGGGCTTGTTCGCCGAACTGGCCGGGAACGGCGGACCGGTCGCCGACGTCGGCTGCGGGACCGGTCAGGTCACGGCGCACCTGAACGGCCTCGGACTGGACGCGTTCGGCATCGACCTGTCGCCCGGGATGATCGAGGTGGCTCGCCGCGATCATCCCGGGCTTCGGTTCCTGGTCGGCTCGATGACCGACCTGCCGCTGCCGGACGCGGCGTTGGCCGGCCTGTTGTCCTGGTGGTCGCTGATCCACGTGCCGGACGAGGCGGTGCCCGCCGCGCTCGCGCAGTTCCGGCGGGTGCTGCGGCCGGGCGCGCCGCTGGCGATCGGGTTCCACGTCGGAGACATCTCCCGGCTGAAGACTCAGGGCTACGGCGGACACCCGATGCGGGTCTACGTCCACCGGCGGCAGCCGGCCCAGGTGTCGGCGTGGTTGCGCGAGGCCGGGTTCACGGTCGAGGCGGAATGGCTGGAACAGCCGGATTCCGAAGTGCCGCAAGCGGTCGTGTACGCGCGGAGGCCGGTCAGCTGA
- a CDS encoding phosphocholine-specific phospholipase C: MPSVSRRRFMQLAAATAAGTALPASIARAASVPAAIRTGTLADVEHIVVLMQENRSFDHYFGTLRGVRGFGDPRPVSLPNGKPVWHQADAAGTETLPFRPAEDNLGLTFIEDLNHDWNGTHRAWSGGRWDQWIPAKTRTTMAHLTRKDIPFHYALADAFTVCDSYHCSMLSSTDPNRYYMYTGWTGNDGKGGGPVLGNEEAGYGWTSFPEILEKAGVSWKIYQDAGEGLDKDHGWGWTKDPYIGNYGDNSLLYLNQFRDAGPGNPLYDKARTGTRASAGEGLFDQLEADVKANRLPQVSWIVAPEAYCEHPAWPANYGAWYVSGALDALTSNPEVWSKTVLLITYDENDGFFDHVVPPYPPRDASWGQSTVSVAGEFYESGAAAGYATGVPYGLGPRVPLIAVSPWSTGGWVCSQTFDHTSLVQFVEKRFGVHNPNVSPWRRAVCGDLTSAFDFTGKDNGVPPLPGTDGYQPPADHHTPPTYHPVPPASGALPKQEPGTRKARPLPYDLAADTVAKDNRMHFTFSNFGSAGAAFHVTSRMRSDGPWPYTVEAGKSLTDSWKLPTGAGDWYQYSVFGPNGWLREQEGAVGGLGPEATARHDHGFVTVTFTNPTARAVTFTAVDSYAPAKSYQYRLEPGATRAVPNWGVADGWYDITVKADHDAKYVRRFAGHAETGNVSTSDPAIATG; encoded by the coding sequence ATGCCCTCGGTCAGCCGCCGGCGGTTCATGCAGCTCGCCGCCGCCACCGCAGCCGGAACCGCGCTGCCGGCCAGCATCGCCCGGGCAGCCTCGGTGCCCGCCGCGATCCGCACCGGAACGCTCGCCGACGTCGAGCACATTGTCGTTCTGATGCAGGAAAATCGGTCGTTCGACCACTATTTCGGCACTCTCCGCGGCGTGCGCGGCTTCGGCGACCCACGGCCGGTTTCGCTGCCGAACGGCAAGCCAGTCTGGCACCAGGCCGACGCGGCCGGAACGGAAACCCTGCCGTTCCGGCCCGCCGAGGACAATCTGGGCCTGACCTTCATCGAGGACCTCAACCACGACTGGAACGGCACCCATCGGGCATGGAGCGGCGGCCGGTGGGACCAGTGGATCCCGGCGAAAACCCGCACCACGATGGCGCATCTGACGCGCAAGGACATCCCGTTCCACTACGCGCTCGCCGACGCGTTCACCGTCTGCGACAGCTACCACTGCTCGATGCTGTCGTCGACCGACCCGAACCGGTATTATATGTATACCGGATGGACCGGAAATGACGGCAAGGGCGGCGGCCCGGTGCTCGGCAACGAAGAAGCCGGGTACGGCTGGACGAGTTTCCCGGAGATCCTGGAAAAGGCCGGGGTGTCCTGGAAGATCTACCAGGACGCCGGCGAGGGGCTGGACAAGGACCACGGCTGGGGCTGGACGAAAGACCCGTACATCGGTAACTACGGCGACAATTCGCTGCTTTACCTGAACCAGTTCCGCGACGCCGGGCCGGGCAATCCGCTCTACGACAAAGCCCGCACCGGCACCCGCGCGAGCGCCGGCGAGGGTCTTTTCGACCAGCTGGAAGCCGACGTCAAAGCGAACCGGTTGCCGCAGGTGTCCTGGATCGTCGCCCCGGAAGCCTATTGCGAACACCCGGCGTGGCCGGCGAATTACGGCGCCTGGTACGTCTCCGGCGCGCTCGACGCGCTGACCTCGAACCCCGAGGTGTGGAGCAAGACCGTCCTGCTGATCACCTACGACGAGAACGACGGTTTCTTCGACCACGTCGTGCCGCCGTACCCGCCGCGCGACGCCAGCTGGGGCCAGTCGACGGTGAGCGTTGCCGGGGAATTCTACGAAAGCGGCGCCGCCGCCGGCTATGCCACCGGTGTCCCGTACGGACTCGGCCCCCGCGTTCCGCTGATCGCCGTGTCCCCGTGGAGCACCGGCGGCTGGGTCTGTTCGCAGACCTTCGACCACACCTCGCTGGTGCAGTTCGTGGAGAAACGCTTCGGCGTGCACAACCCGAACGTTTCGCCGTGGCGCCGTGCCGTCTGCGGCGATCTCACCTCTGCGTTCGATTTCACCGGCAAGGACAACGGCGTCCCGCCGCTGCCCGGCACCGACGGCTACCAGCCGCCTGCCGACCACCACACCCCGCCGACGTACCATCCGGTGCCGCCCGCGAGCGGCGCCCTGCCCAAACAGGAACCCGGCACCCGGAAGGCCCGGCCGCTGCCGTACGACTTGGCCGCCGACACCGTCGCCAAGGACAACCGGATGCACTTCACCTTCAGCAACTTCGGCAGCGCCGGCGCGGCGTTCCACGTGACGTCCCGGATGCGTTCAGACGGCCCGTGGCCTTACACCGTCGAGGCCGGGAAGTCGCTGACCGACAGCTGGAAACTCCCGACCGGTGCCGGAGATTGGTACCAGTACTCGGTTTTCGGCCCGAACGGCTGGCTGCGCGAGCAGGAGGGCGCCGTCGGCGGCCTCGGCCCGGAGGCGACCGCCCGGCACGACCACGGCTTCGTGACGGTGACCTTCACCAACCCGACCGCCCGCGCGGTCACGTTCACCGCTGTCGACTCCTACGCGCCGGCCAAGTCGTACCAGTACCGGCTCGAACCAGGCGCGACGCGTGCGGTGCCGAACTGGGGCGTCGCGGACGGCTGGTACGACATCACGGTGAAGGCCGATCACGACGCGAAGTACGTCCGGCGGTTCGCGGGCCACGCGGAGACCGGAAATGTGTCAACCAGCGATCCGGCGATCGCCACCGGCTGA
- a CDS encoding LysR family transcriptional regulator yields MERRQLEYFVAIAEHGGFTNAARALRVAQPSLSRAISKLEEELGVELFHRAGRNTVLSNAGELLTERARLVLRDLDALRAAARMAGDGPAGRVDVAATSSSALEPVISIVAKMRTRYPGVLVSTSAALSAAEVVAMVLQGRCEAGVCGSAERPVGPGLIAHHLRDEELLLVAPPGTVLGTGGAVSPAELSGMQFVVPAPATAVRGFFDRLAATVPDVSIAAEVGDRSVLLPMVLRGIGASLMPDGWADLARRAGAEVFRFAPPELLPQWLVHRSGAVTAATQAFLDITLAGTTNNGCGQGQPANCESQP; encoded by the coding sequence ATGGAACGCCGTCAGCTGGAGTACTTCGTCGCCATCGCGGAGCACGGCGGGTTCACCAATGCGGCGCGGGCGCTGCGGGTGGCACAGCCGTCGCTGTCGCGGGCGATCTCGAAGCTGGAAGAAGAGCTGGGCGTCGAGCTGTTCCACCGGGCCGGGCGCAACACCGTGCTCTCGAACGCAGGCGAACTGCTGACCGAGCGCGCGCGGCTGGTCTTGCGCGACCTCGACGCGCTGCGTGCGGCGGCTCGGATGGCGGGCGACGGACCGGCTGGCCGGGTCGATGTCGCCGCTACGTCGTCGTCCGCGCTGGAACCGGTGATCAGCATCGTCGCGAAGATGCGGACGCGGTACCCGGGCGTGCTGGTGAGCACGTCGGCGGCGCTGTCGGCGGCGGAGGTGGTCGCGATGGTGCTCCAGGGCCGGTGCGAGGCCGGGGTGTGCGGCAGCGCGGAACGCCCGGTCGGGCCAGGGCTGATCGCGCACCACCTCCGGGACGAGGAGCTGCTGCTGGTCGCGCCGCCGGGCACCGTGCTCGGAACCGGCGGCGCGGTCTCGCCGGCCGAGCTGAGCGGGATGCAGTTCGTCGTCCCGGCCCCGGCGACCGCGGTGCGCGGATTCTTCGACCGGCTCGCGGCGACGGTGCCGGACGTGTCGATCGCCGCCGAGGTGGGCGACCGGAGCGTGCTGCTGCCGATGGTGCTGCGCGGCATCGGGGCGAGCTTGATGCCGGACGGCTGGGCGGATCTGGCCCGCCGCGCCGGAGCGGAGGTGTTCCGGTTCGCGCCGCCGGAACTCCTGCCGCAGTGGCTCGTGCACCGGTCCGGGGCGGTGACCGCGGCGACTCAGGCATTTCTGGACATCACGCTCGCCGGGACGACGAACAACGGCTGCGGGCAAGGGCAACCCGCGAACTGCGAATCGCAGCCCTGA